In a single window of the Elaeis guineensis isolate ETL-2024a chromosome 8, EG11, whole genome shotgun sequence genome:
- the LOC105050314 gene encoding protein RICE SALT SENSITIVE 3, with translation MEEQLNPLAATHLLQHTLRSLCMHDNSQWVYAVFWRILPRNYPPPKWDLQGGAYDRTRGNRRNWILAWEDGFCNFAASSCEQAAIDSRSCPGGSSAYEPQQMKGLKPELFFKMSHEIYNYGEGLIGKVAADHSHKWVFKEPRDHEINFLSTWNNPADSLPRTWEAQFQDGIKTIALIAVREGVVQLGAFNKVMEDISYVVLLRKKFSYLESIPGVLLPHPSSVAFPARMDGCNASENWPAIAPPMEFYDHFSPQVGITPSMSSLEALLSKLPPVGPAPSGSSSGYYEMPPGLVSAQRPPMGLVGMERVAKEEMDQEHRNERGMDLGGESSSSMSYYLNATKPKEG, from the exons ATGGAGGAACAACTCAACCCCTTAGCTGCTACTCATCTCCTCCAGCACACACTAAGGAGCTTGTGCATGCATGACAACTCCCAGTGGGTCTATGCTGTGTTCTGGAGGATCTTGCCTAGGAATTATCCACCACCCAA ATGGGATCTTCAAGGAGGGGCTTATGACAGAACCAGAGGAAACAGAAGGAATTG GATACTGGCATGGGAGGACGGGTTCTGCAATTTTGCTGCTTCCTCATGCGAGCAAGCGGCGATCGACTCGAGGAGTTGCCCTGGGGGCTCCTCAGCCTACGAGCCTCAGCAGATGAAGGGCCTCAAACCTGAGCTCTTCTTCAAGATGTCACATGAGATCTACAACTATGGAGAAGG TTTGATCGGAAAGGTTGCCGCAGATCACAGCCATAAATGGGTGTTCAAGGAACCCAGAGATCATGAAATCAATTTCCTCTCCACATGGAACAACCCTGCTGATTCT CttccaaggacttgggaggctcaGTTCCAGGATGGAATCAAG ACAATTGCTTTGATTGCAGTCAGAGAAGGAGTTGTACAATTAGGAGCTTTTAacaag GTGATGGAGGACATAAGCTATGTGGTTCTACTCCGCAAGAAGTTCAGCTACCTCGAGAGCATCCCAGGCGTCCTCCTACCGCACCCTTCGTCGGTGGCCTTTCCGGCGAGGATGGATGGGTGCAATGCATCTGAGAACTGGCCGGCGATCGCACCGCCCATGGAGTTCTACGACCACTTCAGCCCGCAGGTAGGGATCACCCCGTCCATGAGCAGCCTGGAAGCACTCCTCTCCAAGCTCCCCCCGGTGGGGCCTGCACCATCCGGGTCCTCATCGGGGTATTACGAGATGCCGCCTGGGCTGGTGTCAGCTCAGAGGCCTCCAATGGGGTTGGTTGGAATGGAGAGGGTGGCCAAGGAAGAGATGGATCAGGAGCATAGGAATGAGAGAGGCATGGACTTGGGTGGGGAGAGCAGCAGCTCCATGTCCTATTATCTCAATGCGACTAAGCCAAAGGAGGGGTAG
- the LOC105050313 gene encoding RING-H2 finger protein ATL48 produces the protein MEKMGAADSQVEDLFGQKKPVKNPLVPIGALLTAGVLTAGLISFRQGNSQLGQKLMRARVVVQGATVALMVGSAYYYGDRFMFSKK, from the exons ATGGAGAAGATGGGAGCCGCCGATTCGCAGGTTGAGGACCTCTTCGGTCAGAAGAAGCCCGTCAAGAATCCTCTCGTCCCCATTG GTGCGCTTCTTACCGCTGGTGTGCTTACAGCGGGCCTGATCAGCTTCAGACAAGGAAATTCTCAGCTGGGACAGAAGCTAATGAGGGCTCGTGTTGTAGTTCAGGGTGCGACGGTTGCTCTGATGGTTGGCAGTGCTTACTACTATGGAGATCGATTTATGTTTTCTAAGAAATGA